A stretch of Tenrec ecaudatus isolate mTenEca1 chromosome 2, mTenEca1.hap1, whole genome shotgun sequence DNA encodes these proteins:
- the TMEM171 gene encoding transmembrane protein 171, translated as MSPTAGADRWDRQVSKLIFILFVSGAVLMCVGVLMSVFGFQTCYYEALTKCSLLLKVAGPLCVVMGLGAVILARSRARLQRVEWRRRASQQDPDAAFLCGESRQFAQCLIFGVLFLTSGLLISVLGIWVPGCDASWTQESLNETDTAASEPQICGFLTLQILGPLIVLVGLCFFVAAHIKKRNSSDGSQDVAASEEGHSQSTEPVHVTVGDSVIIFPPPPPPYFPESPASGATRSPQATRLHQNGGPPSYYSIFNFGTPAPEGPGAASATERQREFVYTISGTRSALEGSAVPTLPPDLPPPYEEKEVTSVTSPPPP; from the exons ATGTCTCCCACGGCCGGGGCGGACCGCTGGGACCGGCAAGTCAGCAAGCTCATCTTCATCCTCTTTGTCTCGGGGGCCGTCCTGATGTGTGTGGGCGTCCTGATGTCCGTCTTCGGATTCCAAACATGCTATTACGAAGCCCTTACCAAATGCAGCCTGCTGCTCAAGGTGGCCGGGCCCTTGTGCGTCGTGATGGGGCTGGGGGCAGTGATCCTGGCTCGCTCTAGGGCGCGGCTTCAGCGCGTGGAGTGGAGGCGGCGAGCCAGCCAGCAGGACCCGGACGCGGCCTTCCTCTGCGGGGAGAGCCGCCAGTTCGCCCAGTGCCTCATCTTCGGGGTTCTCTTCCTGACCAGCGGCCTGCTGATCAGCGTCCTGGGCATTTGGGTGCCCGGGTGTGACGCATCCTGGACCCAGGAGTCGTTGAACGAGACGGACACCGCCGCTTCCGAGCCGCAGATCTGCGGGTTCCTGACTTTGCAAATCCTGGGACCCCTGATTGTGCTCGTGGGGTTATGCTTCTTCGTGGCCGCCCACATCAAGAAAAGAAACAGCAGCGACGGGAGCCAGGACGTCGCGGCCAGTGAAGAAGGGCACTCGCAGAGCACCGAGCCTGTCCACGTCACTGTAG GTGATTCGGTGATAATATTTCCACCTCCGCCACCACCCTACTTTCCGGAGTCTCCAGCATCTGGAGCCACTCGAAGTCCTCAAGCAACCCGTTTGCATCAGAATGGGGGCCCACCTTCATATTACAGTATTTTTAACTTTGG GACTCCGGCTCCCGAGGGCCCCGGTGCAGCCTCTGCGACAGAGCGACAGCGTGAGTTTGTCTACACTATTTCTGGGACTCGTTCAGCCCTGGAGGGCTCCGCTGTGCCGACCTTGCCTCCTGACTTGCCTCCTCCTTACGAAGAAAAAGAAGTCACCTCAGTCACATCCCCGCCCCCACCGTGA